In Miscanthus floridulus cultivar M001 chromosome 5, ASM1932011v1, whole genome shotgun sequence, one genomic interval encodes:
- the LOC136449464 gene encoding uncharacterized protein: MDLSSVIRPALHRITSTFASTNSSYGGFISRVLSFTGSFNDRTSLLHEHDAELGPTQTEEARSAPPPPQAPEAATLAASSVTTAASHPFDIEAGTTPLAPTGTAPEGPAEGQEEPAATEVDAESRRVGKSVQTVCLFAASASLVLFANLPNNKQQPGGAAPPASAAVGLHGGGAAAATLLYSADMAFISLGFFSSLGLSMFSIVARPGEAAVARVQKWGMVVAVASVVVAFSLRVCMMLAAAA; this comes from the coding sequence ATGGACTTGTCTAGCGTGATCCGGCCGGCGCTTCACCGGATCACGTCCACCTTTGCTTCCACCAACAGCAGCTACGGCGGCTTCATCTCCCGCGTGCTCAGCTTCACCGGCTCCTTCAACGACCGGACCAGCCTGCTGCACGAGCACGACGCCGAGCTCGGGCCCACGCAGACGGAGGAGGCCCGCTccgctcctccgccgccgcaAGCACCCGAGGCGGCGACGCTTGCTGCTTCATCGGTCACGACCGCGGCCAGCCACCCGTTCGACATCGAGGCGGGGACGACGCCGCTGGCCCCCACCGGTACCGCCCCCGAAGGACCGGCGGAGGGCCAGGAGGAGCCCGCTGCCACCGAGGTCGACGCGGAGTCGAGGCGCGTGGGCAAGAGCGTCCAGACCGTGTGCCTCTTCGCCGCGTCCGCCTCGCTCGTGCTGTTCGCCAACCTCCCCAACAACAAGCAGCAGCCCGGCGGCGCCGCGCCGccggcgtcggcggcggtgggGCTGCACGGcggaggagccgccgccgccactctgCTGTACAGCGCCGACATGGCGTTCATCAGCCTCGGTTTCTTCTCGAGCCTGGGCCTGTCCATGTTCTCGATCGTGGCGAGGCCCGGCGAGGCGGCGGTGGCAAGGGTGCAGAAGTGGGGGATGGTGGTGGCCGTGGCGTCCGTGGTCGTGGCCTTCTCGCTGCGCGTGTGCATGATGCTCGCTGCCGCTGCGTAG